In the genome of Gammaproteobacteria bacterium, one region contains:
- a CDS encoding leucyl aminopeptidase, whose amino-acid sequence MEYFVKSGQPEKQRTNCLIIPVYERRKLTESGEKLNKECNGKIAQIMRRGDMDGEFGQMLLLHDVAGCLADRILLVGVGKERALDISRYRKLHKMVLAQLGKTGATEAYSYLTELSLKGRDLYWKVRFAVEACEEHRYRFDVFKTEKASDKTNPKRWVIDVGSRRHLPVGESAVKHGQAVAIGQNEARTLANLPGNVCHPQYLAERARQLAQSHPNLEVQVIEQDELERMGAGAFVAVAKGSKRPGCLIVMKYTGNKDNKTEAPIALVGKGITFDTGGISLKPGEAMDEMKFDMGGAASVFGTMQTVLALDLPLNVVGLVAAAENMPDGGATRPGDIVKTLSGKTVEILNTDAEGRLVLCDTLTYAERFNPSYVIDMATLTGACVIALGHIVSGLFSNHNPLANELLSSGEEAADLAWRMPLLPEYHEQLKSPFADFSNLGGRPGGAITAACFLSKFTEKYKWAHLDIAGTAWKSGAEKGATGRPVPLLAQFLLKQAGLAN is encoded by the coding sequence ATGGAATACTTTGTCAAAAGTGGCCAACCGGAAAAACAACGAACCAATTGCCTGATTATTCCGGTATACGAAAGGCGTAAGCTGACCGAGTCCGGAGAAAAACTTAACAAAGAATGCAATGGAAAAATCGCCCAAATCATGCGGCGAGGCGACATGGACGGTGAATTTGGCCAGATGCTGCTCTTGCACGATGTCGCGGGTTGTCTGGCTGATCGTATTTTGCTGGTCGGTGTGGGCAAGGAACGTGCCTTGGATATATCACGGTACCGGAAGCTGCACAAAATGGTTTTGGCACAACTTGGTAAGACCGGTGCCACAGAAGCCTACAGTTATCTGACCGAGCTATCGCTGAAAGGTCGCGATCTGTACTGGAAAGTCCGTTTTGCGGTCGAAGCCTGTGAAGAGCATCGCTATCGCTTTGACGTCTTCAAAACCGAGAAAGCTTCGGACAAAACCAACCCCAAACGCTGGGTTATCGATGTTGGATCGCGTCGTCATCTTCCTGTCGGCGAAAGCGCTGTCAAGCACGGCCAGGCAGTGGCAATTGGTCAGAATGAAGCACGTACGCTCGCCAATCTCCCTGGCAATGTATGTCATCCGCAATATCTGGCCGAAAGAGCTCGCCAGCTCGCACAATCCCACCCCAACCTAGAAGTGCAAGTGATTGAACAGGATGAATTGGAGCGCATGGGCGCCGGTGCTTTCGTTGCTGTGGCTAAAGGCTCAAAACGCCCGGGTTGCTTGATCGTCATGAAGTATACCGGCAACAAAGACAACAAAACCGAGGCCCCTATCGCTCTGGTTGGCAAAGGCATCACCTTCGACACCGGTGGTATCTCGCTCAAGCCAGGCGAAGCCATGGATGAAATGAAGTTTGACATGGGCGGCGCGGCCAGTGTTTTTGGGACAATGCAAACAGTATTGGCCCTCGACCTCCCTCTGAATGTTGTCGGACTCGTCGCCGCCGCAGAAAACATGCCGGATGGTGGTGCGACAAGACCTGGTGACATCGTCAAGACATTGTCAGGCAAAACAGTGGAGATTCTGAACACAGATGCCGAAGGGCGCTTGGTCTTATGTGACACTTTGACCTATGCTGAGCGCTTTAATCCAAGCTATGTCATCGACATGGCGACATTGACCGGCGCCTGTGTGATTGCGCTCGGACACATTGTTTCTGGGCTGTTCAGCAATCACAACCCGTTGGCTAATGAGTTGCTGTCGTCTGGTGAAGAAGCCGCCGATCTGGCTTGGCGAATGCCTTTGTTGCCTGAATATCATGAGCAGCTAAAAAGCCCATTTGCGGATTTCTCAAATCTTGGCGGACGACCTGGAGGTGCCATCACCGCAGCATGTTTCTTGTCCAAATTCACGGAAAAATACAAGTGGGCTCACTTGGATATTGCCGGCACAGCATGGAAATCGGGCGCAGAAAAGGGTGCTACGGGAAGACCTGTGCCACTTTTGGCACAATTCCTTCTTAAGCAGGCTGGATTGGCTAACTGA
- a CDS encoding DNA polymerase III subunit chi, protein MKAIFWELPENLSMDAWAISVVLQHYGPRTHIAVLTPDIRNAEQLDELLWQLPDRFIAHALADETTASKAPVVIGPSVQPASRPFEHAINLSERLAINEIQCHTWHEPVPADEADRQEARKRFKSYRQQGVQTEFKPWTGADNDIQG, encoded by the coding sequence ATGAAGGCGATTTTTTGGGAGCTTCCTGAAAATTTGTCCATGGATGCGTGGGCCATTTCTGTCGTACTGCAACACTATGGTCCGCGCACTCACATCGCGGTGCTGACGCCAGATATCCGTAACGCGGAACAATTGGATGAGTTGCTGTGGCAACTCCCCGATCGCTTTATTGCACACGCACTCGCTGATGAAACAACGGCATCCAAAGCGCCTGTCGTCATTGGCCCGAGCGTCCAACCGGCAAGTCGTCCCTTTGAACACGCCATCAATCTATCGGAACGCCTAGCAATCAACGAAATACAGTGCCACACATGGCATGAACCAGTGCCAGCCGATGAGGCAGATCGGCAAGAGGCTCGAAAACGATTTAAATCGTATCGCCAGCAAGGGGTGCAAACAGAATTTAAGCCGTGGACAGGGGCTGACAATGACATCCAAGGATGA
- the lptF gene encoding LPS export ABC transporter permease LptF → MLLKKYIRSEILKSSSALLLVLLLIFSLHRLVYYLRHAASGELSGELIGQLLLLQIPRILGLLLPLGLFLGSLLALARMYADQEINVMRAVGLGHGWLMRTVFTPALILAMVALGLTAWLTPWATAKQQSILDKQRAQRDLVLLKAGRFHQSSDGRTIVFVYEKDSDGRMKRVFMAQIPQHDRDDIRVVTSDNGQILRMENDERFLVLDNGEQVSLPIDMSEASITKFGKYLVSIPEPLAKPTRLRISATPTEELWAAHDRAAIAELQWRISSAISVVVLMLVAVPLARTRPREGQYARLLPALAAYLVYIGLLSLSRNSVEKGHLPMYIGLWWVHLVALSYVILESGIFYRRRWQK, encoded by the coding sequence ATGCTGTTAAAGAAATATATCCGGTCTGAAATTCTAAAAAGTTCATCGGCACTACTGCTCGTGTTGCTGCTCATCTTCAGTTTGCATAGGCTTGTCTATTACCTTCGCCATGCGGCATCAGGAGAGTTGTCGGGTGAGTTGATAGGGCAATTGTTGTTGTTGCAAATCCCGCGTATTTTGGGACTGCTTCTCCCACTAGGGCTGTTTTTAGGTTCATTGCTCGCCTTGGCAAGAATGTATGCGGACCAAGAAATCAACGTGATGCGAGCCGTTGGGCTTGGTCATGGATGGTTAATGAGAACGGTCTTCACCCCAGCACTGATCTTGGCGATGGTGGCCCTAGGCTTGACCGCATGGCTAACGCCTTGGGCAACTGCCAAACAACAGTCAATACTTGACAAGCAGCGAGCACAACGAGATTTGGTTTTGTTAAAAGCCGGGCGATTTCATCAGAGCAGCGACGGTCGGACGATTGTGTTTGTCTATGAGAAGGATTCGGACGGTAGGATGAAGCGCGTATTTATGGCACAGATTCCGCAACACGATAGAGATGACATTCGCGTTGTGACGTCAGACAACGGCCAAATCCTACGCATGGAAAATGATGAGCGCTTTCTAGTGCTTGATAATGGTGAACAGGTTTCCTTGCCCATTGATATGAGCGAGGCATCGATCACAAAGTTTGGCAAATACCTAGTGAGCATTCCTGAGCCGCTAGCAAAACCAACCCGATTACGAATTTCGGCCACACCAACAGAAGAGTTGTGGGCCGCTCACGATCGTGCTGCCATTGCAGAGCTTCAATGGCGGATTTCATCGGCAATTTCGGTTGTGGTTCTCATGCTGGTGGCAGTGCCATTGGCACGCACGCGTCCTCGAGAAGGGCAATATGCACGGCTACTGCCGGCATTGGCCGCCTATCTTGTGTATATTGGATTGCTCAGTTTGAGTCGAAATAGTGTCGAGAAAGGACACTTGCCAATGTACATAGGGCTGTGGTGGGTGCACTTGGTGGCATTGAGCTACGTCATATTGGAGTCGGGCATATTTTATCGCAGGCGTTGGCAAAAATAA